In Deltaproteobacteria bacterium, the genomic stretch CGGGCAAAAGGGACCGTATCCCGGAGCAAAAGATGGACATCGTATGGGTGCCGCACACCTCCATGAAGCGCAGCGGAGGGTCGGCAAGCCCCGAGATCTCCCTGAGAAGGATGGGGGCGAGCTTCCCTTCATCCGCCCTCTTGCGTGGATTCAAGATAACTCTCCTCTATCTCTTTAAAGAGCTTCAGGGTCTCCAGGGCCTCCCCTTTCTCAAGCCTCTGAATGGCAAAGCCCACATGGACCAGGACATAGCCTCCCACCTCCACCTCAGGGCATAACAGGAGGCTCACCTCCCTTCGTACACCGCCGAAGTCCACCTCGGCGAGATGATCCTCTGATATGGAAACAATCTTACCTGGAATTCCAAGGCACATCTTTAGCCCCTGAGAAGGCAAATGGCGTATAAAGCCTGTCCAAGCGATATGCCACCATCGTTGGTGGGGGCCTTTTGCTGAATGAAAACCCTAAAATCGTCTTCCTCCAGCAGGTCACACACCCTACCCAAAAGGAGGTAATTCTGGAAGACCCCGCCGCTTAGGACAATTTCAGGCAGTGCCGTCAACTTCCTCATCCTCTTGGCCATCCGAGATATTACCCTGGCCATAGTGTTGTGGAAACGGGCCGAGATAATGTAAGGAGTTTCACCCTTTCCTATCTCCTCTACGATGGCTGCAATAATGGGATCGGGGTCGACGATAAGCGACCCCTCCTCCTCAAAGATTTCAAAGGGATACTCCCCCCTCTCACCTTCTTCCGCCATCTGTTCGAGCTCTACAGCGGCCTGCCCCTCGTAGTTTATCGTCTCCCTCACCCCCAACAGCGCACTAACGGCGTCGAAGAGCCTCCCCACGCTGGAACAGGGAGGTGAGTTGATGTCAGCCTTTACGGCCCCTCTTAAGAAGG encodes the following:
- a CDS encoding HypC/HybG/HupF family hydrogenase formation chaperone, yielding MCLGIPGKIVSISEDHLAEVDFGGVRREVSLLLCPEVEVGGYVLVHVGFAIQRLEKGEALETLKLFKEIEESYLESTQEGG